TATTTCTATAAAATATAGTCTTTCCCAACTCCTCCTCTAAAGCAGAGACCTGATTGCTTAGATTGGGTTGAGAAATAAATAAATTGTTAGCAGCTCTGGATATGCTACCGGTTTCAGCGATTTCCACTATATATTTTAATTGATTGAAATCCATGGGCACCCTCTACTTTGATAAAATAAGCACAATAATTAAGTCCTCTTTAATATATATCAACATTGTTAATTATTCAACTAAGCGGGTTATATGTATTTTTAGGTGCTACCTATTAAAAATTTATATATAGGCTAGTTCTAATCCTTCTCTGAGTATTTCTATAATTCTCTCAAAATAACCCCTTAAAATTTTAACCTTTTATGTCTACCCTATTGCTGCAGAAGCATTCTTACTCTAAGATAATTGTTTATAGTCTGTTTTAGATTCGTGTTCTTGGAAATAATTAAGGTATAACAACTAAAGATGGAGGTTTAGAAAATGACTAAAGTAGAAATATACACTTGGACTTTTTGTCCCTTTTGTATAAGAGCAAAGGAATTATTCGAAAGAAAAAACACACCCTACATAGAGCATATTATTGATGGTGACGATAAAAAGAAGAAGGAACTTTATGAAAAGACCAATCAAGATACCGTTCCTTTTATCTTTATTAATGATCAATTCATCGGCGGCTATAGTGATTTACAGGCCTTGGAAGATGAAGGTAAGTTGGATTCTATGTTAGGGTAAACCTTTTAAAATACATAAATGAAAATCCTCCTTAGCTATAATTATTGCCTAGCTGGAAAGGATTTTTATTTTATATTTCTTTTCTTAAAATAGACTTTATGGCACTTTCAATTTCCTCATACCCTGTACATCGGCAGATATTAGATTGCAGCCATTGTTGTATAACATCATCATTCGCATCAGGTTGATACTGAGCCAAGGCATGGCAGACCATGAGAAAACCGGAGGTACAATAGCCACATTGAAAGGCAAAATTTTCTACAAAAGCTTTTTGAATGGAGGCATTATTTAGTCCTTCTACTGTGGTGATCTTTTTCCCTACAGCTTCTACCGTAAGCATTAGACAGGATTTCATAGGCCAATCATCGATTAGCACTGTGCAGGCACCACAATCCCCGTTTTCACAGCCAGGTTTTGTACCCGTAAGACCTACCTGCTCCCGTAAGGTATAAAGGAGTATGTCAGAGGGCTTGGCCACTACTTCTCTATCTTCTCCATTAATATGTAAAGTGATAACAACATTATCTTTCGTATACATGACCTAATCCCTCTCTCTAAAATTTGTTATGGCCTGATCCAGCATGGTATGAAGTATAAATTTTCTATATTCTGAAGAACCGCTGATGTCATTGGATATCCCATGGGGTATGCTTTCTATAGTTTGTTTTATTTTCTCATCCTTTGCAGTAGAGGAATTATTTAAAACATCTTCCATTTCTAGAGACCTAAAAGGATGGTTACAAAGACCCGCAAAGGCCATATGTATACTTTTATCATTCTTTAAAGCCACCATGGTAATCAATGGATAATCTATTTTTTCATTTTTGGTTCTTTTTACGTGAAGATAGGGCAAAGACAGATATTTTTCATCAATAATAACCTGGACAATCATTTCTCCTCGCACTAGCTCCAATCTTCTATCAAAGATTTCCTTTATAAGAACTTTTCTTTCGCCATTGATCCCTGCTACTAGAATGTGACTATTGGATACCAAAAGGGGTAATAAAGTTTCATGATAGATAATGGTGCCTGCCAAGTTTCCCCCTAGAGTAATTTTATTTTGCACGGTATGATCGGCAATTCTTTGTGCCGTCATACTAAGTAAGGGGAAGAGTTTTTTTTGTGAAATCTCCCTAAGAGTAAGGGCAGAGCCAAGAATGAGTTGTCCATTTTTTAATTGATGCATCTTGCAACGGGCAATATCCTTAATATCAATTACCGCTTCAGTATATACATTGTGCATTCTCGCCATGGTAATAATCTCTGTTCCTCCCCCATAATATACAGGTCTTTTCCCCTCTCTATCTAACCTTTCATATAATTTTACAGCCTCCTGCACTTCTGTAGGCTTATAATATTCAAAATTAAAGGGTATCATATCTTCCTCCTGTTTTGGATTTCCAGATGTTTTCGGGTGAGATGGGCAATTGATGAAAATCTTCCTCCGCCGCCTTAGAAATGGCATGGGCAAAGGCAGAGGGAATGCCTAAAATACCATCCTCTCCTATTCCCCTAGCTCCAAAGGGAGCATCTATCTGAGGGGTTTCTATAAATTCAACTTCATATTGGGGTTGTTCTCCAAAATGCATGACTTTGTAGGTTCTTAGGGATGTATTTTCAAGGGTACCACTGTCACCATAGAGAAATTCTTCTCTGGTAGCCAGTCCTAAGCCCATACTCATGCCTCCCATAACTACCCCCCTGGCCATCTTTGGATTAATGACCTTACCGATATCTGCAACGGTTACCGCCCTTAGTAATCTATAGGTATAAAGTTTAGGATCATATTCTATTTCCACTGCCTGAACACCCACCGTCCAAGATACACCAGATTTTCCCTTTCCAGTTTCTTTATCTAAGGGGATTAACCGCTCCATGATATAATTGCCTCGCCCTATAAGCTGTCCATATACAGAAGATTGGTTTGGATATTGATAGCCATGGACGATATCCTTAAATTCCACAAATACATCAGGATTT
The sequence above is a segment of the Irregularibacter muris genome. Coding sequences within it:
- the grxC gene encoding glutaredoxin 3, producing the protein MTKVEIYTWTFCPFCIRAKELFERKNTPYIEHIIDGDDKKKKELYEKTNQDTVPFIFINDQFIGGYSDLQALEDEGKLDSMLG
- a CDS encoding (2Fe-2S)-binding protein codes for the protein MYTKDNVVITLHINGEDREVVAKPSDILLYTLREQVGLTGTKPGCENGDCGACTVLIDDWPMKSCLMLTVEAVGKKITTVEGLNNASIQKAFVENFAFQCGYCTSGFLMVCHALAQYQPDANDDVIQQWLQSNICRCTGYEEIESAIKSILRKEI
- a CDS encoding FAD binding domain-containing protein, whose protein sequence is MIPFNFEYYKPTEVQEAVKLYERLDREGKRPVYYGGGTEIITMARMHNVYTEAVIDIKDIARCKMHQLKNGQLILGSALTLREISQKKLFPLLSMTAQRIADHTVQNKITLGGNLAGTIIYHETLLPLLVSNSHILVAGINGERKVLIKEIFDRRLELVRGEMIVQVIIDEKYLSLPYLHVKRTKNEKIDYPLITMVALKNDKSIHMAFAGLCNHPFRSLEMEDVLNNSSTAKDEKIKQTIESIPHGISNDISGSSEYRKFILHTMLDQAITNFRERD